TGTTTCGAAAAGACGAGATTCTCCAAAGGGTTTACTAAGAGTCAATGCACCTCTGGGATTTGGACGGAATTATATTGCACCTATTGTGTCAGAGTTCATTAATGAGTATCCCGACATCGAAGTTCAGTTGATGCTAACCGACAGACCAATCAGTCTTCCTGATGAGTCAATTGATGTCTGCATACGTTTCGGTACTGTGCCTGATTCACGTGCATTTGCTCGTAAAATTGCACCTAATCGTCGTCTTATTTGCGCCTCTCCTAGCTACTTTGAAAAACGCGGCAAGCCTAATGTTCCTGCAGATTTATTGGAACACAATTGTATTGTTATCAAACAAAGTCAACAAGTTGCCACTGCATGGCGTTTTAATTCAGATGATAATGAGGAGGTTATCAAGGTGAAAGGTAGTCTGGTTACCAACGATGGTGAAATTGCTTTGCGATGGGCTTTAGATGGTCATGGCGTTGTCATGAGAGCCGAGTGGGATTTGGCAAAATACAT
The window above is part of the Marinomonas sp. THO17 genome. Proteins encoded here:
- a CDS encoding LysR family transcriptional regulator translates to MDTLSEFTFFITLSRNGSLSSTARELNLTPSAVTKRLSNLEARLGVRLINRTTRRLSLTNEGEIYLKYVKNIVNQIDEMESVVSKRRDSPKGLLRVNAPLGFGRNYIAPIVSEFINEYPDIEVQLMLTDRPISLPDESIDVCIRFGTVPDSRAFARKIAPNRRLICASPSYFEKRGKPNVPADLLEHNCIVIKQSQQVATAWRFNSDDNEEVIKVKGSLVTNDGEIALRWALDGHGVVMRAEWDLAKYIRQGKLEIALEEYETPNADIYAVYMEKLNLSARVTCFLDYLKESFISEDNTRSFW